The nucleotide window ACTCTTTCATGCaggttttgctcaaatcgatcGTGTATGAAGTTTCAGAAGTTTTCCGAAACAGGATTTCTGACTCTGAGGAcgagtttcaagacaaactcctcagcgtctcccagatcctggtgagacgggccgtgtttaaaatcacacagtgtgtggaggacagtgtcgggagtgaaatggcgcagctgaagaaggaaaacgagagcctgaagtggagactgcagctgtgggagaaggagaCGGGAACAAGAGGAGATCAGGGACAGACAGATCGTGTTGGACACACGCTTCCCTGTGaagtcactgcagaaataaaagaagaaatggacacagaactgcagctctcaggtcagtgtggtgacttgtatgaagtcagagtgtgtgtgtgttaaaaacCAGTGTCTATAACTAACTCACTggtgagattttttaaataacaaactttattttaaagaaaacatctcacaaTAGTGAACATTCTCATTATCAGTACGCATTCTAACAAAGTATCAAACTGCCATCAAATAAACTTTCCGAAAGAGGTGAGAATAtagtggagagatgcagagtGACGTGGGAAAGACGTGTGATGTAGCAACGGGATTCTTTACtggaaactgaactgttttgtCCGGTTACGATGCTGAAAACACCTCGTTCACATTCAACAATTGTTCCACTGAATCAATTTGTAATCCAACGTCATTAGAAAACAACATgtataaatattgttttcacGTTGTATCGGTCTAGATTTTATATGTATACTAATGattgtgtaaataaaaaaaaatttgatTGGTTTAGATTTTACCGTCCTCCAGggtctgtgtctgtattaactcctCTGGAATATTaattcagtgtgtctgtattaacccctctctctctctaagtGCATTGTTTATGCACTGCACtggccagtcagtgtgtctgtattaactcctGTCTCTTTCAGTGCTGTGTTAatttactgtagtgtccagtcagtgtctgtattaactcctctctctcagtgcagttttaatgtactgttatACCCAATCAGTGTCTGTATTTACCCCTCTGTcttagtgtagtgttaatgtactgtagtgtgcaaGCAGTTTGTCTGTTaacccacctctctctctcagtgcattgttaatgtgctgtagtgtccagtcagtgtctgtattaacccctctctttcaGTATAGTGTTAATACAtggtagtgtccagtcagtctgtctgtattcacccctctctctcagtgcagtgttcatgtgctGTAGTGTTCAGTCAGCATGTctctattaacccctctctcttagtgcagtgttaatttgctgtagtgtccactcagcctgtctgtattaacctctctttcggtgcagtgttaatgtactgtagtgtccagaaagtgtctgtattaacctctcacttagtgcagtgttaatgtgctgtagtgtccagtcagtgtgtctgtattaacccccctctctctgagCATTGTTAATGTACTGTCATTTCAGGTTTGTCCGTGTCTGTATAAATGCCtctttctcagtgcagtgttaaagtactgtagtgtccaggtagtctgtctgtattcacccctctctctcagtgcagtgttaatattctggagtgtccagtcaatgtgtctgtattaacccgtctctcattgcagtgtttgtgtgctgtagtgtccaggtAGTCTGTCTGTatccacccctctctctcagtgcagtgttaatatactggagtgtccagtcagcatgtctgtattaacccctttcagtgcagtgctaatatgctgcagtgtccagtcagtatgtaTCTATTaacacctctctctcagtgtagtgttaatgtactgtagtgtgcagtCATTTTGTCTGTTAACCCACCTCTATCTCTCAGTGCATTGTTAATGTGCGTGTTCATGTGCTGTAGTGTTCAGTCAGCATGTCTCTATTAACCCCTCTTtcttagtgcagtgttaatTTGCTGTAGTGTCCACTAAGCCTgcctgtattaacctctctttcggtgcagtgttaatgtactgtagtgtccagaaagtgtctgtattaacctctcacttagtgcagtgttaatgtgctgtagtgtccagtcagtgtctgtattaacctctctctctcagtatagtgttaatgcactgtagtgtccagttagTCAatttgtctgtattaacccctttctctgATTGCATTGTTAATgttctgtagtgtccagtcagtctgtttgtattcacccctctctctcagtgcagtgttgatgtactgttATGTCCAGTGTCTGTATTTACCCCCCTCTGtcaatgcagtgttaatatgcttttatttccagtttgtcagtgtctgtataaagccctctctctctctcagtgcactgttaatgtaaatgtaatgtgattgtgatattattacagtagaCTTACTTTTTACATGGTAGTTAGGTTTCTGACAAAGCTAAATCAGAACACCCCCTTATACCCACATATTCCGCTATGTGTAAACAACCCAAATTGATTGTGAGTGTACTTGTATGCATGTGTGTAGTTTAAAGCTTTTTAGAtaacatggcctcagctatcactactatgctgatgatactcaaatatacatccataccaaacctgacgctaatgtgtctgtctctattctatttaGTTGCATCTCCCATATAAAatcttggatgactcaaaatgtccttcatcttaactatgacaagactgaagtcatgcttattggcaccacccatcaactttgtaaaaccaATGCTGTAACTCTATCTGTAGATAATCttatacttgagcttcagtctatatTGAAAAACTTAGGGATGATATTTGACGTTTGACCCATATGTGCAGCAAAAATATTGCTCCACtacgccctatgttatcactaactgtggctgaaaagtgttgtctaatcttgaatcgactactgtaatgctctactctctCCACATTGATCAAACTTCAGTATGTCtaaaattcggcagccagaatcctgaccaggtctagaagaagtgttcacattactcctatcctggagtccttgcactggcttcctgtcaagttgcatgtctcagtacctgtctggtttatcaccctactccccacgtcacaaccttcgctcttctaattgtgttctcctatctgtcccccagtctgtcTACAATCAATGTGTGAcatggccttctcctgttatgcccccaagctctggaactctctccccaaggatatcacagagtcaccttctctaaactccttcaaatccagactcaaaaccttcttctttagaagacccTTCATTGaactgttctttacccctctgctcctactgtatttagtaccgccatctactgtctcctctaactatGTGTTCTCATCGTGCTTATTTTGTGTTGgcattctgtaaaatgctttcagaagccacctttaaaggcactatataaaataaagttttttattattattataaagatttTGTCTTGTTCTGTGTTTACAGGCTCAGAGGCCCGTGCTCTCTCTGAGgctggggaaagggctcctcttgaacagaAGCACAGTGcggaggagtggggctccagtctgatgcaggagacagcGCTCACTGCTCCAGAAGGGAAAAAGACTctcagtgagcagcacacagagagcagacagattGTTGAGGTtctggactctgtgcccatgatgCAGATGAAGtctgagagtgagacacctggactcttagtatgtgatgattttacagAGAAGATGAATAATCTGGACACAAACAATACTACACAAGGTTGTAATGAACTGGGCTGTATCTCTGTACAAGAGCACAAAGAAGAACTGGGTGAGTTtaatcttacagagcaggacatgGGTCCCCAGTTGATTgaccctgcagagcagcagactgatgtcCCTGGTGAAGAGAACAGTACTGAGATACAGCACCGAGAggagagtcagtacagggaggagcaacagcagctcctacagggcttgataattaggccttgttctgttcaagtggagagactgtcattgcagagtctcaaacaaccatATGATCCCTTAGTATCTGAtgactttacacacaggtttaataatctggttactgagaaacttgttgaaagttttaatgaactggagagtatgtctgttcttgggcaaagagaggaacaactgaatgaactggACGGTTTTAGTTtcagagagctggagaaggagccccagatgattcacactgctgagcagcaCACTGAAGGTCACGGTGGAGAAAACACAGCTCAGTTTCAGCACACAGAGCAAGGccattccatggagcatttgcagaataagagaccccagcacgatcagaggatgaggaagaatcactcaaggccttgctcagatggagtggacaaactgccATTATGGCACAGGGAGAAGCAGCGTTTCTGTCAGTCTAGAATTTCACAACCCTAccagcaccttcacacaggagagagaccgttcagctgcagtcagtgtgggaagagttttagtcattcaagtagcttaatagcccaccagcacattcacacaggagagagaccattcagctgcagtcagtgtgg belongs to Lepisosteus oculatus isolate fLepOcu1 chromosome 14, fLepOcu1.hap2, whole genome shotgun sequence and includes:
- the LOC138242793 gene encoding uncharacterized protein; translated protein: MAECLLNLQTQLDSFMQVLLKSIVYEVSEVFRNRISDSEDEFQDKLLSVSQILVRRAVFKITQCVEDSVGSEMAQLKKENESLKWRLQLWEKETGTRGDQGQTDRVGHTLPCEVTAEIKEEMDTELQLSGSEARALSEAGERAPLEQKHSAEEWGSSLMQETALTAPEGKKTLSEQHTESRQIVEVLDSVPMMQMKSESETPGLLVCDDFTEKMNNLDTNNTTQGCNELGCISVQEHKEELGEFNLTEQDMGPQLIDPAEQQTDVPGEENSTEIQHREESQYREEQQQLLQGLIIRPCSVQVERLSLQSLKQPYDPLVSDDFTHRFNNLVTEKLVESFNELESMSVLGQREEQLNELDGFSFRELEKEPQMIHTAEQHTEGHGGENTAQFQHTEQGHSMEHLQNKRPQHDQRMRKNHSRPCSDGVDKLPLWHREKQRFCQSRISQPYQHLHTGERPFSCSQCGKSFSHSSSLIAHQHIHTGERPFSCSQCGKSFIRSGDLKTHQRIHTGERPFSCSQCGKSFSWSGDLKRHQRIHTGERPFSCCQCGKSFIRSGDLKTHQRIHTGERPFSCSQCGKSFSYLHLLKRHQHIHTGERPFSCNQCGKSFRESHDLKRHQHIHRGEKPVRCSQCGRRFSRSGDLKSHQRIHTGERPFS